ttaatgaatattttatgtcatGGTTTTGCAAATCAGAACCCTGTGAAGACAATATCAATGACAAAAATCGAAGAATAGAGAGTATTTTCTATagttaaaaaaaggttttgatGGTGCATGGAACTTCCCTTCATAATACATAACTTtcagtttataaaaatattttatgtgaaaataataatgcttataaataaatttttaaatatgataaatgaaaaaataaacttaaaagaaTAAAAGGTTTTTAAGAATATTAGGATCAAAAGCCTCTGGATGAtttaattcacttttttttgtcGTATTACTTAggattacatgtatttttaattctaaattcctaaaacattacattaattattctttaaaaaactaaaagcaaatatattgaattcctattttaattttttatgaacttcaaatttttttttacaaaagggCAACAGAGTAACAGAATTCAGttatagattttaatttttattttacaactttgttattttatttattaataggtTTCATCagttcttatttttgagtgACTTTAATTCCTGCATCCATGATTATAAATGCTGCATTTCAAAATCATGGTATAGAACATCTGTACTGTAAAATCCTTATATAAAATAGTTGTATAAGATTTTCTCCTCcaagaattattttttctcaacaTATCTTCCACAGCTGTGCCACAGACATTGGTATAGGACAAGATGACAAActgtataaaaattcataaaatttgatataaaactaTAACATGTGTGACAACTACTgctaataatataaatatacaaaactaagtaaaaattatcatatttctaATATATACCTGAGATTACTAAGAAATAAGTTGGTAAAACACTAAATCTCTACCATCATGAAGATTTACAtctatttcatatattttttaatatgttggtACTTACAAGTTTATAACAGAACTATTCCCTATTCATTATAGGACTGTGGAGTTGAAATATCTACCAAGACACTTGGTCTTTAAAAAATCTAGATTTTCCTTAAGTCATTGAAGCATTggatacaatttattttcagaaatatgGGTTGGGCTATATAAGAGGgcagtaaaaatgatatacatgtaaaattttaggtatggtaaaaaaattaaatataaaatatatattcagaaATGGTTGACTTATACTTGAGTATTTCAGGAGTGAAACTCATTGATATAATACTTTGGGTATGAGGTACAAGAAATATTAACCATAATAATGTTACTGAAACCAGTAAAGCAAAGGgacaaatattaaatttatcaaaataggTATCACAAATAGCAAATATTCTCACATATTCAAACCATTCAAAACTAAGTGTAAAAACAGCACACAAAAAACTGTGCCTTATCTTAAACAATAAGTTGTGTAGAAGTACAAACTTAATAGgaaataatgcaaaaaaatattcatgctGGAATAACCAGTATATTGCATAGTTTTAAATGCacataaaaatagatattttaacaaaataatatgtattacatgtcaaataaataaaacaaataattacaattgtttttgtatatattatattcaaaatgTGGTTAATTAAACAAGGAAATGTGTAAATCATAAGTAAAAAAAGATCACATTCatttgacagattttttttttaatctttatttttttttagaaatgtcATACACAGCTACAAAGCCTTGctccaatttttttaaattgcaagtACTTGTGATCAcaatttttttgacaatatatacaATGAATGAAAAGATGTAATAGATACAGGTTAGTATAGATAAATGGTTCCTACCCTAAATTCTGAGTACAATATTATGAGGATTTTAAAAGAGTGGAAAAAACTTGAAAGGCAAAAAAATATAGAAGGTTTTCTACATTTGCAGCAATGtaaaatagatattttcaaattcaaaaattcatatttaaatgtCTGATTTAATCAAATTAAGTAGTACATGtaacaacatttttaaagttaGACAAAGCATTACAAtactgaatttttttataaacaaaagtaTTCCAAAATTACTATagaaaattacaattaaaatggAACAATTTTGCATTCAAATAACCTGCTTGCCCCAAAATCTCTGTAACTATAGTGAAAGTTAAAATGATTCTGCACATCTCACATCTATTTATATTCTATCACTCTATTAACAAATTCCTGTCTATAAGCCCCTTAAACAGAGTTTCAACACTCTAcagttttctcttttaaaaaaacccaacccaGACAACTGTTTAATTTAAACTTTGCGAGTTGTAGAGCTtttaaaaaacaactatttgaGCTAAATAACATTGTGTAAACTTTTCCTGTGTATTACTTTTGTCCGGGATGAAGTCTGTATACTAACATTCTAGTATTATGAACTCCTGTACTGATAACTAGGTGTTTAGAATCAGCTGTGAACTTCATCTGTGTGACATCTAAGGGTATCTTCAGTTTGACCACGTCTGTTGCTGTAGTGATGTCCCACAGTATCAGCCTGTTATTCAGACACCTAGAGGCAACCCATTTACTGTCTggtgatatagcaatggtgaCCACCtgcaaattatatattatatgtcttgtaaattatgaaaaaaaatcaacattattttttctagCTCTTGTGATTTTTTCTGACTCAGGAGTCATATAGACTtatcaggcccgtagccaggaatttctaAGGGGGAGTTTGTTTGACTCACAAACTTGACTTTAACAgtaacaattcaaacagaacactgactttaacagtgctttaatacatgtatttgtttacaAGGGTGGGGTTCATCCgaaccccctggctacgggtatgcaTATACCCCAATTATCTTTTCATATTTAATCTCAAAATTAccctttaaaatgatattatagTCCAatggtaaatatataaaaatatataatggaaATTATTGTTTGCATTAATTTTTGATGTTTGAGATGTGAACTTTATTCATGCAActtagatatattttttacaaaacaagtgCTGAACTGAAAAATATAGGTAATCAATTATACAAATTACAAAGTGTTTCTTGTTCTGCACAGTATGTTAAGTAATCTAAAGTCagaaaagcaaaacaaatattgagTTATAAACTCATATGCAATTCTAATTTCAAAGTCAAAGGAGGAGCTTGGACAATAGGTCATAGGAGATAAATGCCATGGTAACCAGACCTACTCCATTGAATCCATGTCATAGAATAAATTACtggctaaaatgaaaatgtaaatctTGAATAATTGCATtatataaggagatgtggtaaaaaattgaaattaactgtaataaaaactagaggctctaaaaagcctgtgtcgctcatcttggtttatgtgcataatttaaacaaaggacacagatggattcatgacaaaattgtgttttggtgttggtgatgtgtttgtagatcttactttactgaacaatcttgctgcttacaattatctctacctataatgaacttggcctaGAAAtgacagtggaaaatattttgtaaaaatttacaaaattgatgaaaattataaaaattaactataaagggcaataactccttaaggggtcaagtGACcactttggtcatgttgacttatttgtagctcttactttgctgtacattattgctgtgtacagttttctctatctataataatattcaagataataaccaaaagctgcaaaactttcttaaaattaggggcagcaacccaacaacaagttgCTCGATTGGTCTAAAAAATTTAGGGCAGTTAGGTCTTGCACGAATGAACAATTTTTTCGtgatcagatttgctctaaatgctttggtttcagagatatgagccaaaacctgcattttaccctatatACTATTTTTAGTCATGTCGGCTATCTTGGTTGGCGGGCGGGGTCATTGGACACATTTactaaacaagataccctaatgatgattgtggacaagtttggataaaggagtaggtccagtaaggaccgattttggcctcaaatttcagtttcatctgaagaaagattttgaccactttttaaacactaagtgtctattttatatgtttcgattaatttatgtgaaagtttttataatttatttcgtCATTAAAAATggtccgattcaagctcaaatatgaaaaatctaccaaatatgcgaaaaaatgtaacttttcagatggtttttgtcaaaaacgaaagtggccgcatccgtgttcatcctcaaccttcatatatatatgttatgtattatcatcaaatacaacttccatttcaatattttggatgaacacgaatgcggccactttcgtattacacggaaaccgtctaaaatttaagtaaaatgctggaattgttaAGATTTGACTAATTTAGTATGACtttatggtgctagtacccaatatatgtgcattatattgtaaaaaacagcccatatttatgtagcagcaCCATTTtgctatccaataaataactaaaactttacattttaacgattttgtaaaactgccaaattttggggccaaaaaagggtcttaccggacctactcctttgtctttgtagtttcagaggagaagatttttattaaaagataacaaaaatttacaaaaaattgactatagaagggcaattactccttaaggggtcaactgactattttggtcatgttgactcatttgtagatctaactttgctgaacattattgctgtgacagtttatctctatctataataatattcaagataataaaaaaaaacggcaaaatttacttaaaattaccaatttaggggcagcaacccaacaacgggttctccgatccatctgaaaatttcagggcagatagattttgacctgataaacaattttacccccatgtcagatttgctcttaatgctttggtttcagagatataagccaaagttttattttttagccatggcggctatcttggtatgttggccaggtcaccagacacattttttcaaattagataccctaatgatgaatgtggccaagttttgtattatttggcccattagtttcaaaggagaagatttttgtaaaagtttatgGAAGCAGGACGCTGGACGCGGGACTTTGGAGAAaagccaggtgagctaaaaatgcatTCAAGTCtgaattttcaatgttttaataataatgcttatatttatatcaattattgCAGCTATATGGTAAATTCTTATAGCAAACTGGACATTACCAGAAAAGAATATGCAACCACAATGACAACAATAATAATGTCAATCATGCTTGAAAACAATAACTCAGTCTTTTTCTTGCACATTGATTGCATGcgacacaataaaataaaaaaattcttaccgAAGCTGTGTGCCTTTTCTTTGGTTCTTTTCTTCCTACTGGAAAGCCAGTGTTGGCCTCCCACACAATCATGTAGCCATCTTCAGATCCTATAGCTACATACAGGCCATCTTTACTTTGTTCCACTGCTAGACTTGTCCCTTCACAGGATTGTCCCAAGTGATCGGCTCGATACATAAATCCAAGTTTTACTCCTTTTGTCACTCTCTGATCAGATTTGCCAGTAGGAATATCCCAAAACACTACCCAACGACGAGTGGTGACCATCATGACATTTCCTTGATAGGGGCAGACAACTTCTCCTAGATGTGGACTCTTTGTCAGAATTCGATTACATGGCATTAGTCCTCCTGTAGCTTGTGTTTTGTCTATAGCATAAAACCTGTGTTTATGAGACTGTGGTAAAAATCCTCCACCTTGTTTACGCCATGATGTTTGGATGTCAGCATATTCTTTGTCAAGAATTTTAACCCTTAGTATGAGATAGCGTTCTGAATCATTTATGGACAGGTCTATTCTCTCATAAGCCAGCTTCTGTTTCAATAGAAAGGATGTTTTTACCTTGAGAAGACTGATATCTattatttcaatgaaatgaGCCTTTTCACCAGTTTTCAAGACATATAATGTCTTATGATCTTTTCCTTGGCAGAAACTTACTACATGTCTGATGCTCATTTTCACCAATCCATCTTCAAAATCATACACTTTTAAAGTATGAGCTTGACTGTCTAAAACAATACACATTGAGTTTATAGTTGCTGATACTTTGTGACCTGTGATTCCCATGTAAATTTTATCTTGTAGTTCTACATTATCTACAGACCAGATCCTCAAGTTTTTGTCTTCTGAAGCAGTTATGATGAAGTGTCCTTTGAGGTCAACATCAAAACCAACAATATCCTTCTGTGCCAGTAACTCTGAACCCCCACCATTGACCTCTGTTCTGGATGATTGATCACCATCAGTATTTAGTAAGGTTGTCAGCTTCCAAATTTTTGCTGTATTCTTTTTGCTCACAGTGACAACTTGATCCTCAAGCACTGCCACTTTCatgatttcattattttcagcCTTGAAATCCCCGAAGTGTCTCCCTGTCTGTGCTTTGTACATAATTATCTGCCCTTGGTTGTCTCCAATAAAGACTAAATCATTGATCCAGCTCACTCCAAAGCTGGttattgtattatttatgtttaactGCTGGACAACCTCCCCATTAGAGATGTCATACACAGCTACAAAGCCTTGTTCCAACCAAATGGCAGCCAATGCATGGGAATGTGCCACAGATAACTGCAGTAACTTAGAAGAGCAGTCCTCTGTGATAGTTATTTTGACCTCATCTAGGTCAACGACTGTCAAAGTTCCATCTGTTTCTCTATTACTACTTCCTACAAGCAGGTTCTCATTAAAACCAACTGCAGCAAGACCTCTGGTAAAAGGATGACTAGTTTTCACCATTTTTCCATTTTCTGCAGCACCAACAACATGGATTCTAACAACTCCATCTTTTGTATTTTCCTTTTCACTTACAACAGTATCTATAGtgaaaataatctttaaattgTCTATACTTGTAGTGATGATGTTAGAAACATCATTTGCTTCTTCTCTCAAGGTGATGAAGTCAACTTTTTTGAAGCTGTTTGTATCCAATATTAAAACATCACCATTGCTAAATAATATTGTCAAATGTAAGAAATCGGTACTGAGACAAACCATTGTAGGTAACACCTCTTTCCCTAGGTTTTCAAAAATATCAGAAAACTTCTTAATGTTTGTAAGTTGATTATGTAAATGGAATATCTGAAGGCTGTCCTTGCCTAAGTTAATTACTCTTTTCTCAGAATGATCCAGTATGGGTGGCATTATTGGCTTGAAGTCCTTGTCATGGCTTAATTGGTTAACATCATTATTACTGGCATCATAAACTAGGTACCCTTTTTCATCGTCATCTTCCTCTTTCACATGTGTCATCAGAACTGATTCTGAACCACTTGAAATGATATTGTTGACATCATCATAGATTTTTAACAGAGCTGATGAAGCATCTTTTCTTGGTGCCAGACATGGGAATACTGGTATAAGTAATGGAGTCTTACTACAGTAGACTGTATCTTTAGCTTGCTGCAGTAATTCATTTAGATATTTCTGATCCTCATCTACATGTAATTGTGAAAGTAGATTAATTGCAAGGTTAGTTCCACTTTCATTTCCTGATTTAGAGACGAGGAAGTAATTTCTCAAAAAAGCCACCTCTTCATCATCTGTTTTGTCCAAATATTCTGTCATGTCGTCCACCAATGTTGATAAAGGCAAGGCTTGCATTCTCACTGAAAggaaattcaaattacaaaagCATTCTGACTTGGCAATTGAAGGATCTATCTGATCTCCAGCATGGGTAATGTGATATGGGGCAGCtatcagttttcttttattcttcACAACAAGTAGTTGTTTTGTGACTTGTCTGTCTGCTTTCTCCACTGTCAGTTTTCGCCTGTgaagagttatgtccctttgaaTACCATCATTGGCAATGAAATATTCTGCCAATACTTTGTGTAATATTTTGCCTGCACTACCAGTTGCATATCTTCCATGAGCTGTCTCAATGAACTGCCTATGATACCAATTCAATGTCGTTTTACCAAATGATCTTCTTTCTACTATATATTCTCTGAGATCATATCTTATCCTTGCTACAAGTACTGGTGGCATTCGTACAATGCCAGGGACAGGTGGATTATGATAGCGGTAGATATCATCTAGAACTTCGTCATCACAGGATAACACATCCTCCCATTCAATATCAGAAATTCCATTGTTGGCAACTGTAATGTAACCTAGCGCATGGCTTATCAAGACTTGCCCAAATTTCTTTTCCATGTTGTCAAATAGCTGGTTTATGGCCCCTTGTACTGAATCTTGCAAAACAAGAGCATGATCTGGTGTGTATGAGTTCCAGTTAACTGCCTCATCTAAGATAAGTTTTAGAAACAATGGACCTCTGCAATTTCTGAATGCGCTAATAATCTGTTTAGTTTGAATTTGTGTAACAGCTCTTTTCTTTTTTGCTAGATATTTGTCAATCATTTCAAAGCCTGTATCATCAGGTAAAGATGGGACTTCTACAAAGTTGGTAGTATCTGGAAACAGTTTCTGTAATGTGTCCAAAATTTCATGTTCCCTGGGTAATGTTGATACAATTATCTTCAAGTTTGAGGGGAGGATTGTAGGCAGCCAATTTAACAAGTAAGAATCATCTTTTGCTGTAAGCTGATCTAGAGAGTCCAAAAGAATAACAATTGGCTTTTTCACCTTGCTCGACACTCGACGTAAGAATCTTGGCATATATTCTATtagatttttcatgtttttgtaccCAACTGGCTCCATTAATAGTTTTGCACAGTCAGCAAGTTGTCCACAAATTCCATATAGTACAtcatatatgttcaaactatAACCTGATGTGCCCAAAAATCTTATAATTCCAAAGTGAGGCTCCTTTTCAAACCATTCTGGCAGATTCTGCAAGATTTTGGCCATAACAGATGTTTTTCCAGCACCTGACGGAGCATACAAAATCAGAGGCCTTCTGGACTTGTCCTTGAGAATATATTCTTTGGCCTTCTCCAAAACATCAAGTCTACCACAGAAAGTCTCGCATTTTAGTTTACAAAAGTGCTGATGATGCAGTACTTCTTGATAGTCTGTGTAATATTCTGAATCTCTTATCAGGCCTTTCTGGTCTTCTCTGGCCTTATCAATAAGTTCGCAAATGTCCTCAATAAGATCAGCACAAAGATGCCTGACATAATCACGTTGCTCTGCATGTTTTTCAGGATCGATGCCACCACTATGCCACTTAACTTGATACTGATGGATTCGGCCAGATTTCTTCAATACAGATGGAATTTGTTGCCTTACTTTCTCTCTTAATGTCTTTGCTTCTTCATCGATTACCATCTTAAAGTagagttttcaaaaatattgtattaactACTTGtactttaacattttaaatacattgcaCTACtaataattcttaaattttagaatatttCATAAGTCAGTggattcattataatttattgagtatctttttttcatagatttcaTGAGTAAAGGCCTAGGTGAACCACAAAATTTAAAgttcaacaaatgacaaatgttcTATAGGCTTATATGCAGAAGTCTGTAAAACcacaaaactaaatatcaacgaaaaatgtatgttttctttaattcaCGAATATTGGTAGCCAGGAAAATAAATGAgtataacttaaatattttaattatacatgGTGCATTTGATGATTCTCACTCAGACACATAGAATTATTTGTCTTTAGAAACTTtcaatatttgaacaaaaaagaaaatacattacaagtgaaattgatatgaaaattgagaatagaaatggggtatatgtcaaagagacaacaacccgaccaaagagcagataacagctcAAGATCACTATTTATTTAGTTAATATATGAcagatatttgatttgtttgcaTTACCATTGTGGCAATAAGAACAAAACTTTGAGGTTTATATGCAAACACAGTTAAAGTCAGTTGTTATTTGTaacaaatactgtggattcatttattttcgtgggtaccaattttcgtggattgaggaaaaggtacatgttcgtggatatttgatttcgtggttttgccaaagtctgcatacaagcctattgAAACTTTgccattcgttgaacatttaatttcgtggttcaactgttcccacgaaatccacgaaaattggtatccaacgaataataatgaatccacagtagtctTTTTTTTCTTGGAAATTCTAATATTAAAACTTACGATGTTTATGAACCAATtcttaatttatgttttgttcttAGGTGAAAGgattgttacaattttttttatggatatcTACTCAAAATGCTTGGAGACCTATTAATCTCCCTTTTGACTATATACAAGTTGttgccaatatttttttatattcacccACTTGGTTGTCTCATGTAGAGTGTTTGCCTCAAGActtaaaaatgtgtatttgcTACTTCTCTACTTGGCATGCAGCAAAAAGAAGACTGGTTTCCTTGGAGTCAGAATAAATATGTGGTCAGGTAAGgtgatattttaaattgttactgaACGTTAAGCAGACTTCAATCATcatcgtcattttttttattgtcaaattGTTTTCCTGCAAAAGTATTGAAATGTATTCAAATTGTATAAGTACCTgtccatttttcattttagtgtCAAAGTATCTTTTGGCTGTATCATCAGTGATATTATTGCCATCCAAACCACGTAAATCTCTCTGATAGGTACTAGTATGAAGATTGGGTTCTTTTGCTGTCAAGATTCCTTTATTGACTTCAATCTCAGTGACTGTAATATAAACGGTTATttaattgaagaagaaaaatgttaacaaaGGGTAACACAGAACCCCACATCTCACCTTAAATTACAGAGGTCTTTTATCAGTTAAATATGGCAAAATATATAAAGACTGATAATTGCATGAACTAAAGAAGATTGGGCATTCACAGATTAGAATGCTGTCCAAAATTTTCTGTAGAGTATTCCTTCTGAGTAAGGTAATACCTGGCACTGTTGGTTCAGTAAAGGTTttacaatatgaataaaaattgtaaattgcttattattttttaaacttttatcttTATGAATGCCTGGTATTTCTATGCtctaaattgaattttttttattatctatttaaAGGATCGTAACCTGAATAAAAGTATTTGTGAAGTTTGTCCTTGTTGAGTTGTTTAGCATTACAGGCAAATGTTGCTGCTTTCCTTAGAAGTGTCTGTAGAGATTTAAAGGTTTCCTCCCAACCCATTGTGTCTTTAGCTCTGGGTTCTTCACATCCAGCAGAGTAATCACCATAGAATGTAAACTGTGATCTGATTGGCTGAAATAATTACaatcaaaaacatttacatGGTTATGGcagaataaaaattaataatacctATAAAGTCACTGACTTTGAAAACTTGAAATAAAGCAACCCTCAGGCTGCTTGGCTCATAAACTGGTTTTCCAagtgacaaatatttaaatatcagGGTTTTTTCAAGAACAAGACCAGCTAATTGCAGCTGCAATTGTTTATCTTctataaaacattcaaaatgaaaagaaaacttGATCCCCATGAATggaatttatttatcattcatgttaatatataaattatagtaATCATTCCACAAATAGAACTTGATCCCCATTAATggaatttatttatcattcatgttaatatataaattatagtaATCATTCCACAaataaaacttttctttttataagataaaacaaagttgacttgataagttcaaatcaaaattatcaaCATCAGTTCAAAAGAATAACATCATTGCTACAGTCCAGTACAAATTTTTTAACAACCAGCAAATCAAATTTGAAGCTGTATGtgaaaggagtaagttcggtaagggccatatttggccccaattataaagttcatagttacaagacaatacatgttttaagttgcctttAAGACATGTTAGAACGTTAAACAGAACAGTTTTTGTGCAAAGTTTAActctaacacgttgatttttacgtccataaaaggtcaaaataagggattttggtaaatttgacaaaatcagctagatttcaaccaaataaaggaccaggaaacatagagcgcaggcgtcgacaagcttaagattcaaataagacatgtgaaatgtcttcacaaacattattttaaaatatctttgttgtcgacgcatgcgctctatgtttcctgtccaataaaCTATGGAAATtttc
The genomic region above belongs to Mytilus trossulus isolate FHL-02 chromosome 7, PNRI_Mtr1.1.1.hap1, whole genome shotgun sequence and contains:
- the LOC134725872 gene encoding uncharacterized protein LOC134725872 isoform X1, which produces MATTSARTDRTSVSKKKQGITRQSSFLDTGNMMVKKIQPTKPKVTKPVIKTSKNVQPTASKEERFISDKTTEEQIKKAEAKFERLLEGCLDDLPNLPHSTVRIFMSSTFSDMRAERNAIVRDVNPLLKEYCAKYDLDFQIVDMRWGVTEDSQNDHSVEKICLLEVENCQNLSLGPNFIFISGDRYGFRPIPIEIDMEEFDTIKKVAEENSLPDIKLLDVWYLLDENAKPPLYILQPIRSQFTFYGDYSAGCEEPRAKDTMGWEETFKSLQTLLRKAATFACNAKQLNKDKLHKYFYSVTEIEVNKGILTAKEPNLHTSTYQRDLRGLDGNNITDDTAKRYFDTKMKNGQMVIDEEAKTLREKVRQQIPSVLKKSGRIHQYQVKWHSGGIDPEKHAEQRDYVRHLCADLIEDICELIDKAREDQKGLIRDSEYYTDYQEVLHHQHFCKLKCETFCGRLDVLEKAKEYILKDKSRRPLILYAPSGAGKTSVMAKILQNLPEWFEKEPHFGIIRFLGTSGYSLNIYDVLYGICGQLADCAKLLMEPVGYKNMKNLIEYMPRFLRRVSSKVKKPIVILLDSLDQLTAKDDSYLLNWLPTILPSNLKIIVSTLPREHEILDTLQKLFPDTTNFVEVPSLPDDTGFEMIDKYLAKKKRAVTQIQTKQIISAFRNCRGPLFLKLILDEAVNWNSYTPDHALVLQDSVQGAINQLFDNMEKKFGQVLISHALGYITVANNGISDIEWEDVLSCDDEVLDDIYRYHNPPVPGIVRMPPVLVARIRYDLREYIVERRSFGKTTLNWYHRQFIETAHGRYATGSAGKILHKVLAEYFIANDGIQRDITLHRRKLTVEKADRQVTKQLLVVKNKRKLIAAPYHITHAGDQIDPSIAKSECFCNLNFLSVRMQALPLSTLVDDMTEYLDKTDDEEVAFLRNYFLVSKSGNESGTNLAINLLSQLHVDEDQKYLNELLQQAKDTVYCSKTPLLIPVFPCLAPRKDASSALLKIYDDVNNIISSGSESVLMTHVKEEDDDEKGYLVYDASNNDVNQLSHDKDFKPIMPPILDHSEKRVINLGKDSLQIFHLHNQLTNIKKFSDIFENLGKEVLPTMVCLSTDFLHLTILFSNGDVLILDTNSFKKVDFITLREEANDVSNIITTSIDNLKIIFTIDTVVSEKENTKDGVVRIHVVGAAENGKMVKTSHPFTRGLAAVGFNENLLVGSSNRETDGTLTVVDLDEVKITITEDCSSKLLQLSVAHSHALAAIWLEQGFVAVYDISNGEVVQQLNINNTITSFGVSWINDLVFIGDNQGQIIMYKAQTGRHFGDFKAENNEIMKVAVLEDQVVTVSKKNTAKIWKLTTLLNTDGDQSSRTEVNGGGSELLAQKDIVGFDVDLKGHFIITASEDKNLRIWSVDNVELQDKIYMGITGHKVSATINSMCIVLDSQAHTLKVYDFEDGLVKMSIRHVVSFCQGKDHKTLYVLKTGEKAHFIEIIDISLLKVKTSFLLKQKLAYERIDLSINDSERYLILRVKILDKEYADIQTSWRKQGGGFLPQSHKHRFYAIDKTQATGGLMPCNRILTKSPHLGEVVCPYQGNVMMVTTRRWVVFWDIPTGKSDQRVTKGVKLGFMYRADHLGQSCEGTSLAVEQSKDGLYVAIGSEDGYMIVWEANTGFPVGRKEPKKRHTASVVTIAISPDSKWVASRCLNNRLILWDITTATDVVKLKIPLDVTQMKFTADSKHLVISTGVHNTRMLVYRLHPGQK
- the LOC134725872 gene encoding uncharacterized protein LOC134725872 isoform X2 gives rise to the protein MATTSARTDRTSVSKKKQGITRQSSFLDTGNMMVKKIQPTKPKVTKPVIKTSKNVQPTASKEENKTTEEQIKKAEAKFERLLEGCLDDLPNLPHSTVRIFMSSTFSDMRAERNAIVRDVNPLLKEYCAKYDLDFQIVDMRWGVTEDSQNDHSVEKICLLEVENCQNLSLGPNFIFISGDRYGFRPIPIEIDMEEFDTIKKVAEENSLPDIKLLDVWYLLDENAKPPLYILQPIRSQFTFYGDYSAGCEEPRAKDTMGWEETFKSLQTLLRKAATFACNAKQLNKDKLHKYFYSVTEIEVNKGILTAKEPNLHTSTYQRDLRGLDGNNITDDTAKRYFDTKMKNGQMVIDEEAKTLREKVRQQIPSVLKKSGRIHQYQVKWHSGGIDPEKHAEQRDYVRHLCADLIEDICELIDKAREDQKGLIRDSEYYTDYQEVLHHQHFCKLKCETFCGRLDVLEKAKEYILKDKSRRPLILYAPSGAGKTSVMAKILQNLPEWFEKEPHFGIIRFLGTSGYSLNIYDVLYGICGQLADCAKLLMEPVGYKNMKNLIEYMPRFLRRVSSKVKKPIVILLDSLDQLTAKDDSYLLNWLPTILPSNLKIIVSTLPREHEILDTLQKLFPDTTNFVEVPSLPDDTGFEMIDKYLAKKKRAVTQIQTKQIISAFRNCRGPLFLKLILDEAVNWNSYTPDHALVLQDSVQGAINQLFDNMEKKFGQVLISHALGYITVANNGISDIEWEDVLSCDDEVLDDIYRYHNPPVPGIVRMPPVLVARIRYDLREYIVERRSFGKTTLNWYHRQFIETAHGRYATGSAGKILHKVLAEYFIANDGIQRDITLHRRKLTVEKADRQVTKQLLVVKNKRKLIAAPYHITHAGDQIDPSIAKSECFCNLNFLSVRMQALPLSTLVDDMTEYLDKTDDEEVAFLRNYFLVSKSGNESGTNLAINLLSQLHVDEDQKYLNELLQQAKDTVYCSKTPLLIPVFPCLAPRKDASSALLKIYDDVNNIISSGSESVLMTHVKEEDDDEKGYLVYDASNNDVNQLSHDKDFKPIMPPILDHSEKRVINLGKDSLQIFHLHNQLTNIKKFSDIFENLGKEVLPTMVCLSTDFLHLTILFSNGDVLILDTNSFKKVDFITLREEANDVSNIITTSIDNLKIIFTIDTVVSEKENTKDGVVRIHVVGAAENGKMVKTSHPFTRGLAAVGFNENLLVGSSNRETDGTLTVVDLDEVKITITEDCSSKLLQLSVAHSHALAAIWLEQGFVAVYDISNGEVVQQLNINNTITSFGVSWINDLVFIGDNQGQIIMYKAQTGRHFGDFKAENNEIMKVAVLEDQVVTVSKKNTAKIWKLTTLLNTDGDQSSRTEVNGGGSELLAQKDIVGFDVDLKGHFIITASEDKNLRIWSVDNVELQDKIYMGITGHKVSATINSMCIVLDSQAHTLKVYDFEDGLVKMSIRHVVSFCQGKDHKTLYVLKTGEKAHFIEIIDISLLKVKTSFLLKQKLAYERIDLSINDSERYLILRVKILDKEYADIQTSWRKQGGGFLPQSHKHRFYAIDKTQATGGLMPCNRILTKSPHLGEVVCPYQGNVMMVTTRRWVVFWDIPTGKSDQRVTKGVKLGFMYRADHLGQSCEGTSLAVEQSKDGLYVAIGSEDGYMIVWEANTGFPVGRKEPKKRHTASVVTIAISPDSKWVASRCLNNRLILWDITTATDVVKLKIPLDVTQMKFTADSKHLVISTGVHNTRMLVYRLHPGQK